In Lathyrus oleraceus cultivar Zhongwan6 chromosome 2, CAAS_Psat_ZW6_1.0, whole genome shotgun sequence, the DNA window atctcatggatcatggataaagagttatcaagtcttaaacataggtatgaatattaggagtaacatttataccggattgacccgctatgagaatactatatagaaagttatgcaaagtgtcataagttattctcatggtgataatagtgtataccactcttcgacctgaaaccactatggatcctagatgtagagtcgagtgctttgttgctgatccaacattgtccgtaactggataaccataaagacagttgatgggtacgacacgaagcatgctgagggacatgagtgtcctagatggaatttgccaatcctgcgtaacaggataaatgtctatgggcccaatattgaactggacaagggtgacacggtctataccttgtgttcaatatagacataagggcaaaggcgtaattatacacataattattatcacaggaggttttgtcagatcacatgacatttttgtgacttgggtagcagtgatgtgttgctagataccgctcactgtttattatgttaaatgcgtgatttaatataattgccaatgccgcgaaaacctatagggtcacacacaaaggacggattgataagagatagagtaactaaggaacaccgtaaggtacggtgcacttaagtgggagacaaaatatggtaaggtaccaaatacttaagtgattttgggcatattataagatgtgggccaaaatgcacttaagtgggctttttagcttgaagcccacacaagtggttctataaatagaaccccttgggtagaagcattgtcactccaatccactcagacagaaattcaagtagagacttggaattttgtttccctctttctctcactcaaagccttcattcataacagctagcactgcgattgaaggaatccgttcgtgtggactgagtagagacgttgtcatcattcaacgttcgtgatcgccccgtggatctgtatcaaaggttttgatcattatcagagatctgcaccaaaggtttgaatcgccacaagaggtaacgattctatcactgatcatgcccattcgtaaggatcactaaatggagaaatttttaaattccgctgcgccttggatggcaattctccaacatGATTTTGGTGTGGTCCTGTGCTCCCAATCGTATATCACGCACCATTAAGACAGGCTAGTCCCACATGTTTCTTCCTTTTTTTTTCGTTCGTGAGGTCCCAAATTGTTTATGGTTTCTAATTTTTAATGTTTCTTCCGTTTTTTATTTCTCCCACATAATTTAGGATTTTGTAATGTGTGTAGTCTATTTCCCCCTGAAATATTATCGTGTTCACTAAAAAATTGTTGTCTTTATATGAATGTAATGCCAAATTTACcctttttaatatttttaatgtATAGGAGACGAGGTTAATTAAGGTTGTATTTTATACCAAGGGTTCTTTTCCAAAAGACTCTAAGTAAAGATATGAAGGTGGAGCTATTTATGCATTCAGTGTACTTGACACTGATTTTTGGTCCTTTTTTGAAGCCCGTGACCTAATTAAGGGGATAGACTCTGAATTTATTGTTGATGATGTGAAAATATGGTGTAAACATGGTGAGGGTTATCTGGAAAAAGATCTAAAACCCTTTAGAAATGATGAGGATGAGACACAAATATCTTTGTTTGCTGAGCAGAATAATTGTGAAGTTAAAATTTATATTGAGCCCAAACTATCTACACATGAGTTAACATATATGGAGAGGttaagaaataaagaaaatggaCATGAAAGTGGTGAGGACGGTGAAACAAGTGATGAATCTATGAATAGTATACACTTTGAAGGCAATGATGAAAAGATAATGCATGATTTTGATGAAGACTTTGGTGAATGGTTTATTTTTAGGGTGGATGAACGTGAGCATAGAAGGGGGAATGTTTATTTTGGTGCTACTAGCCAACCATCCAACCGTATGTTTACCACATAATAGATGGGAAGGGAACATATCGTAGAAGAAGATTACATAGTTGATGAACTTGATAGTGGGGCAGATGAAGATAGTAATGATGACAGGCTTGCAATGATTATGTTTAATAAAGAGGAAGCACTTATAAAGGATTTCACATTCAAGGATGGAATGGAATTTTCATCTTTAAAGCAGTTTAAGAAGGCTATACTATAACACAATGCCTTGAATGGTAGGAAGGTGAGATTTTCCAAAAATGATGCCAATAGGTGTAGGTTTGTTTATAAGAATAAAAAGCATTGTAACTACATTGTGCTATGCGGTGGAATTTTAAGAACCACGACATATAAGATCAAAACTTTGTTTCACAAATATAAATGCGGGAGACAATTCTTCAATAAGAATGTCATGGCTGTTTTGGTTGCTAAAATGATTGTAGACAAGTTGAAGAACAATACTAAGATGAAGTTAATGAAGTTGTAGCAGATGTAAGGCTGAGGTTTACAAATGAGGTCAATGGTTATAGGGATTTCAAAGCTAGGCAGCTTGTTAGAGAAGTTGTAGAAGGGGACTCAAGCAAGTAATATAGTTTGTTATGGTCATATGGTGTTGAATTTGGGAGAGCTTCTCATGGAAACACATTCAAATTAACCATTGGCAGACCAGGACCTGGCTTGCAACCATGGTTTGAAAGGTGTTACGTGTGTTTTGATGGTACGGAAAAATAATTGACACTAGGATGTAGACCATTCATAGAATTAGATAGATGTCACCTAAATAAAAAATATGGTGGAATTTTGTTGATTGATGTCGGGAGGGATGTCAATGATCAGTATCTTCATATTGCCTTTGGGATTGTAGAGAATGAAACTAAGGACTCTTGGACCTGGTTTATTAAGCTACTTCTTAAAGATATTGATGATAGTAGGTGGTGCTtcatgtaacaccccgaattcaattaattaatttaatttaatttttattacttttatttaattatttgggTGGTTTAATATACTTTTAATTATTTATTTGGTAATAACACGTTTTATGTGATTATTTGGCATTTGTTGGGGTTTGTTGGAATTTAATATAGTTTTATTTcattaaaataatagaataataataaaataagaCAAATAGTGAGATTGGAGGTAGAAATTAGAATTTTGGTAAATTTTGAGTAGTAAGGAGTGAATGCACAAAAGTCGAGGGACGAAAGTTCAATAATTAACTTAAATACAATTTTAGGTTAAAATAAATTGAATATGTGAGGGGAGCCAAACTTGTCAGTACGTAGAGTTGGAAAAAAGAGGCACATGTGGGAGAAGGATAATAAAGGCTTGGGGGAGAAGAAGAATACCATAAACATACTTATTTTACTGCTGGAAATTCAAGTAAGTGAGGAACTACTTGAATATAGGTGTTATTACATGAAGGGTAGAGAGAGATCCTCACCCTCCACTAGGTTTTCTCCATTGTTGTGCTTTATGAGTTTGATTATAATTATGTGAAATCCATGCTAATTGACATATTTAATGTATAAATTTATGCTCTATTATGTTTTGAATATTAAGCATGATGTGTTGGTATGAACTATGAATGTGATTGTTGCCATTGATATGTTTTTGTGTTATGAGCATAACCTTGAATTCATGATTACTTGATTAATTTGGATGGTAATCGATGCATACGTGATGTTTAATTGTTGTATAATATGTATCTATTATTTTCTGAGCGATTTGGGGTGATAGGGTCGATATCGGAGCTTCGAATAAGCTCCTATGGTGAAAAAAATGCAAATTTTGGATTCTGCATCAACGTGGCGGTCGTTACGAGCGTGATGGGCTGCCTGTCATGCTTATGGGTCAGCTGACAGTCGCCAGCATGGTGTCGACGAGACCAACATGGACTTCAGGCGGGATTTTCATGTTGGTCATCATGGGGTGATAGGTTCTTGATGAGGGGACATGACGGGTTGGAAGACGGTCGTCATGGCCTCCAGGGACCAGTTTTGAGCGGTTGTTTCAGTTTTTGATGTTATTTTTGTGTACGGTGGATGTTTAGCTACCATTTAAGACGTTTTATATAGATTAAATTGTTGTGATGGAATATTATGATGGGTTAAATAATATTAGAGTTATTTGTATAATTATGAGTAGCAAATTATAATTACATGTGCaaatggtgatgtgttgtataaATATGATTATACATGTAAGTTGTGAATTTGTGATTTATGTTGATGTGAGTAGTTTAGAAGTGGGGACTATTGTGAATGATGTATTGCATATTGTTTATGGTTAGAAGTGGAACCATaagtgttgttgttgttgcattaCTTTGTATTTTATGCATCATTTTATGTTAGTGTGTTGAAAGAGGCGAGTCATGGGTTCAGAAGTGGGGACCAGTAATCGTCTAAGGTTTAGAAGTGAGTACCCGAGGTTCAATTGGGAATAGGTTCAAATGAGTAACCATTATTGAGTGGATGAGATCAGTAACAAACCTATTATGTCTAAATTGGTACCACATGTATAAAGTCGAGTTATTTATCACATTGCATACATAAAGGCTATATGAATTGAATTGTTGTACTGTCGTGTAAATGGAATGTGTGTCGTTGATTGTGTGACTTAAACTACCCTTGCATTCTTTTACACTATTAATATATTTAAGGGTATTCTCACTCCTTTGTTGTTTGTTTTGTATTATTTTGTACATTATGCAGGTACATGTACTTTGGAGGAGTAAGTGTGGTTGTGAGTTGgaagaggaggcgtcaattgaATTGGTGCCTCCTATTTTTTTCTAGCTATTTGCAGATTTACGTGCAAATTTGATGATATATGGATTTACCTGCGGCAATTTTAATTTTTTGTCCATCGATAAATCCACAGGAAAATCTGCAGGTAACATCCGTAGGAAAATCTAAAGGTAGctggaaaaaaataaaaaatacatagGAGGTGGCAATTGAATTAGAGTCTCCTATTTAATatccatttttttgtttgaaaCATGGTTATATTAGGAATTATGTTGAAATGTTTGGTTAGTTTTGTATTAAAATTGAAAATTTTGGTTATTTAAGTAAAATTTTCCAAGTTCGTTAATTCATTAACACTATCAAAATTTGTATACACACAATTATCAAAAATTAAAATAGTGTGAAATAAAAAATACTAGTGTGAATGCATTGTCAAAACACGCCTCAATGTCCGTATAAAAAAGGACAATATCACATTTCCATGTAGATACCTTTTTCTTTAATCAggttttatttttattttttttaggaAATTCTTTTATCACGTTAAGTTGTTAACTCCCCCGAAACACGTTCAATCTTTCATTGCATCAGgaaaataaaacaatctaaagAGATATAGGAATAAAAGATCGTCTCGTTAAGGCAACTTAGTTGGTAGATATGCAGGAATATtgtaaaatattatttttaaagGTATATAAAACAAATCAAATGTCATGTTGAAAAGTACACGAAGTATATGAActataaaaaaacaaaaaaaaacaaaaaaaaacaaaaaatatagTGTGAATTTCAGTCACTAGACTACTTGGTCAAACAAAAAAGAGATCGTCCATAATGTGGTTTACTGGTTGTAGGATATTGTTTTTAAAGGTACATAAAGAAAAATAGAATCTCATGCTGAAAATTACAATTAAGAACTAAATAAGTACAAGAAGCATCTGAACTacaataaaatgaaaattaaaaaaaatataaaatattggATGAATTCTAGGCATTAGGCTACTTTACCAAAAAAAAGATCAGCCATAGTGGAATTTAGTGATTGTAAGATATTATTTTTAAATGTATATAAAGAAAAATAGAATTTCACGATGAAAAGTACACTTGAGCATTCAAATAAATACAAGAAGTATCTGAActacaaaataaaaacataaaataCATATAAGGGAAAAAAAGCTACCTGTAAACATCAATTCACTAAAAAATGTGAAAGGAAAACACAGGAACCCCACAAAGGTAGGACATGTTAAATCTTAACCGAGCAAAATTACCATCAACAAAAAACCACTTCCATAGTACCACTAAGAACTCACAACCATAAGGCGAGAGTCACTCTCCTCTCCCTCATCTCATACAAAGAATAAGGTTCTCCAACCAAGCAAAGAAAGCATAAGAGTTTCTCGCATGCCTACTAAGATAACCTTTCCAAACTCGGAATATAATATTATCTTCCACATCCTTCATTATGATCGAGGAGCCTAAAAATGAAATATTGTTTCAGGATTTCGAAATTAACTAAACCACTGAATGCCAAATCATAACCAAACCACCCTTCACTCTAGACGTACCACCTAACAATCTAATAACCAAGAAAATAGAACTAAGATCCTTAGGAAGAACACAAATCCACCCCATCCGTCTAAAAATCACATACCAAACATACATTGTTGGGTCACAAGACACAAATAAATGGGTAACAGACTCATACTCTCTCCCACACATCAAATAAATCACCCCCCTAGGGTCCACCAAACCCCCCACCTAAACAAGTACTCTAGTAGGGACTTTCTCTTGAAAAAACTTTTAGGAGAAAACATCTACTTTAGAGTGAGTCTAACTCTCCTAGACAAAAGGAAGTACCAAATTTCCCATTGTGGATATAACATCACTAAACATGGCACTTTGAAGGAGACTAGAGAAAGTTGAGGAAATGGACAAGATCCCTTCCTTAAAATGACACCAAACCCACTTATCGAGGTTTAGGAATATGGTTACATTCTAGATAGCTAAAAGAAGATTTTGGACCATCACCTCATAATAGACAAAGAGAGATTTTTCCATTTCAAATCCCAACTCACAATACCAGGAAGGTGATAATGAAATCTAACAAACCTACCTTCTAAAAGGGAGGAGAACACTTGAGATCCATATCTGGAAGATAATATATTATACCAGAGGCATGAAGCATCTAAAATGAGCCTCAATCTCCAACTGGCCAGAAGAGCCAGATTCACAACACAAATATCTCAAACACCCAAACTTCCTTTGTGTTTAGTTTACACACACTAACCCATTTAACCCAAACACTTTTAGAGACCCTTTTATTCTCACACCATAGGAAATTTATTTGGATtccaacaatcttcttccaaacCTTGACATACATTTTCAGAAAGGACAAGAAGAAAATAGGCATTACATTGAGGACCAAGTTGAGAATAATCACCTGATCCCACATACTAACATATTGATGCCTCTACGAGTTTAACCTTCTAAACAACATAGTGACTAGAGGTTCCCACGTAGACTCACTACGAGGATTAGTTCTTACTAGTAACCCAAGGTACTTGAATGGAAGATATTCTTGCTTACAGTGAAGAAAATCACATGCTTGATCCAAAAAGGAAGAATCCATATTTACTCCAATTAGATAATTCTTCACAAATATCACCTGAAGACCCGAGGAAAGTTCAAAACCCCGAAGGATATCCTTAATAATCCATAGATTATCCACCTTAGTCTCTTCCAAAATAATAGTATCATATGCATACTAGAGATGGCAGATATATATCCAAGAAGCCCACTTTAAAACCAGAAAAGACTTGAGTCGATAACACTAAACAACAACCCACCCAACCCTTCTGTCACTAGCAAGAGAAGGAAAAGAGCTAGGGGCACTTTGCTTCTGTCCCTTTCGAATTCTGATCTTTTGCGTCGGACAACCATTAATCAAAACcacaatttttttgaaaaacacAAGCACCCATCTAAGATCTCCACTTACTATTGAACCAAAACCTGATAAGCATATAGCCCAGAAAATCTCAGTTGATTGAGTCATGACTTTCTCAAAATCCGCCTTAAAGATGTGAGGCAAGACCTTTTTAGATTTCTTAGCTAGATCCACCAACTCATTCACAACAACCACCTCATCCACAAACAATCTACCTTTAAGAAAGGTCGATTGATTCACGGAAATGATGTTATCCATAACCTCAACGAGTCTAACTTCCAAAAATTTAGCAACTAGCTTATATAGGACCCCAACAAGGAAATAGGTTCAAAATCCCCCAATTGAGAATGAGAGTTCATTTTAGGGATAAAAGTGACAAAATAAGAAGTAAAACATCTAAGTAGAGAAGCAAACGGGTAAAATTGATTAAACATCGCTCCAAATTCTCCCTAGAGAGAAGGAAAAACCTCTACATTAAAGAGAAATTAAAAAAGAGATTGAAAACTAACCTCGCCTAGTTGTGGCCGATCACCGAGTGGTTCCTTAAACTAATTAGAGAAAAAATTAACAACTTTTAGGTGAATCTCAGCAATCTCCTCGACCCAACTCTCACCCTCTTTAAGAGCAATGATTGTGTTCCTCTTGCTCCTGATCTTCATACAAGCGTGAAAAAAAAACTAAATTTGACATCACTCTCGTTAAGCCACTTAACTATAGATAGACCTTTTTGAAACAATTGAGAATCTGATCGATAATTACTCTAGACTTAGCAAAAATTTCAAACTACGGCATAACACCCAAATCAGCTCTAGAATCAAGAAAATCACCTCTTCTTTTAAGGAGTCAAAATTTCAAAGACACTCTCGTTCCAAATTTTCACCGCCCCTTTAAGAATTTTGATGATAAGATATCCTTAATTTGTCAAACTTACTTTGACATTATTGTAATATTGAATAATAAAGTTAATTAAGATTCCGCGTGTGAACACGTTTAACCAGCAAAAGAAATCTTCCTTTTGAATGTTACATGAGTGGAGGTCCTTTTATTTACGTCCCCATATTTTGTTTGGCGCCATCTTCAAGGAACGAATGGCCCTACTTCTCTAGTTCTTTTGCGTTTCTTTTTTCAAGATAAGTATAACTTTCATTTTATGTTGGTTCTATTAATTCTAATATTACGAACCAAGTTATTATAGtttaattttcattttcattatAATGAGGTCATTATTTTCCTATATTCTATATGGACAATATTTCAGTGGTCCTCATGGCCAACGCTTTGCATTTTCAGCATCGCATCGGGTATCCTATTTGGGCTTCATATGCAAGAACCCATGTGTCTCAGATGCTGTCTCAAAAAAATGCCTCTGATGTTTGTATATAGTTCTTAGTAGCACTTCCTTTAAAACTGGCCGAAAACTGAAAATGCACACCATGAAAATTTAAAATAGTTAGTTATTAAAAAAGAGAGAACTTTGTAAATTTGATTTGGGTGAAATCAATGCAATTCTGTTTGAAGAAGGTTACATGCAATAAAAAACTCACCATTCAAGCGCACTAAAAATCCACCTTGTGCAACTTTTCCAATCTTCATTTAAACCTGAAAAGAGAAATGTCAAATTATTGAACAATTCAAATCATACAAACCCTTAAATCCAAAACTGGATTTGTTAGAATTCAAAGTTTCATGAGAAAAATTGCAACTATTGTGATGAAAAAGGAGGACATAGATTCCCTGCATTTGTGGTGGAAAAGTGATGATCACCATGAATTTAGTGTGTATTTTTTAGGAAAGAAAAGTAACACATGAGATGAAAGAGATAGACACAAAAGACTATAGGTCATAAGGGTATAGATTCTCTGCAACTATTCGCTTTTACTGCTCTGTAAATCCAAATCCAGATCCAAAAAATTCTAAGGGTGTAATAGTGAGACTATAGGTCATAACTAAATCACACAAGAAgatgaaaataatgaaaaatatgGATCTAGGATATTTTGGCCAGGAAGATATTCTCATTGCCACAAAAAAAGGAAAACCCACAAAGAAGACCGAAAATAGAAAAGGTCGAACAAACTCACCATCACTACAAAAAAGGAACCAAATGCGAAATTGGAGAGAAATTCATTAATGTACAAGCAAGATCACATACTAATACCTCAATCCTTCTCAACTATTTTACATCACAAATATATCCTTCACATTTTTCACCTTCTCCATTTCATCTTTTGATTTAATCTTAATCTTATGTATATTAATTACCgtcaaattttgttttaaactttTTCTTTTCTCAACATTCAGTTTCTTAATCTCAATCTTAACATTATTGCCAGTGGTTGCAGTTGCGCTGCAGGTGAGTATTCCTCCCGGAAGATCTCTCCATGTTCACGTGATTCACAGTCTGTTGCGACAAATGATGAACGCATCGGTTAACTACCGGTGGCGCCGTGGTATACTTCGGAACAGAACCTCCACCGGTAATGCTACAATAAGACGATGAAGAAGATGTTGACGAAACGGAGGATGAAGAAGAGACAGAtgctgtttttgaaatagttgGTAACGGAGGTTTGGAAACCTTGTTCGAAGATCTCGGCGGTGAAATGAACGCTTTGATCTTCAACGGCACTTGCGGCGATGCGGTACGATCGTATTCTTCGATTAGGTTGACGAGATCCTCGTCGGAAGTTATGGAAACCAAAGCGTCTAGATCTTCGGCGGGTAACTGGCAGCGGAGGTGCGTCACGGATGAACCACAGAGTTCTTCCAGCTTCGGAAGCAGTTCTGTAACAATCGCAATTACGGTTATTTCTATTTGCAAAAAGCAATTTCATTATCAGAATGTAAAATTCAACCGCGAAAGAGAAATAACTGACCGGAAAAATGAACAGAGCGATCGACGGAGACGACACGTGTATGGCCGCCGAGGTAGCGGAGTTTGCCGTCGGGATAACGAGGGAGGATTTTGCCTCCGTAGCTACAGAGGAATTTGATGGTGGATTTGGGAGAATCCGGAGCGGGTTGGGAGAGTCCGAACATGATAGGTTCGGGTTACGGTTTAGGTGAGGTTCGAGTAAGGTATAGTTTAGAATCGGAGGATTGAACTGTGTAATGTGAGTTGAGTGAACTCTGTTGAAGAAAAATGTTTTGGGCTTGAAGGAGCTTAGGATTTTGGTGTTGCGCCTTCAAGCCTAATTGTGCTGCCATTTGTCCCTTATTTATAGGGATTTTTTACTCGGGATGCTGCCCGACATGACGTTACTTAATGTAGAATCTTATTTGAAAAATGGTACTAGAAACTAAAAAAACaaattattttgatattttttaataCAATAAAAAACTTAGTGAAGAATTTGGATATTTTTAAATTATTGTGGTTAGGAAAAAGTTACGACGGAACATTTTTAATTAatgttttttttcttctaaaaTTAATAATAAGTGTACtataaaaagagattttttttaCCGATAATTCAACATATTAATCTCATTtattgaatttttaaaaaaaaattattattttaaaaaaaattctaaaataataatttttaaattttttttctaaaataatcAGCTTTCAAAACAGATGCGGCAGATGAACTGACACATCCATTTCTCCTAAAGAGGAGGCGCCAACTTGAGTGGCGCATGCATTGGATGCATTGAGTGACGCATTCAATGCCTCTGGCGTATGCCTTTTGGCTCATGAAGAGACGTCAATGCCTATGGCGCCTACATGTCTTGACATGTAATGCGCACAGTCCTTTGGCGCATGCATTTTCTAGCTCCTCTGTATAAGTATATCGCCTTGTATGCAATATTTTCACAATTTTTACCTTACAATCACATTTTCTTTTATTCAACTTCACTCTCCTTCAAGTTTTTGAGTTTTAACCATGTATGAATACATTCACAAGCGAAATGCTGATTTAATATTTTCCGTCGTTGcgtctccgataaagattcgactttagaatatagattcgtttgaacgtcttaatcaGACGTTGAATagttggtt includes these proteins:
- the LOC127119257 gene encoding uncharacterized protein LOC127119257, giving the protein MFGLSQPAPDSPKSTIKFLCSYGGKILPRYPDGKLRYLGGHTRVVSVDRSVHFSELLPKLEELCGSSVTHLRCQLPAEDLDALVSITSDEDLVNLIEEYDRTASPQVPLKIKAFISPPRSSNKVSKPPLPTISKTASVSSSSSVSSTSSSSSYCSITGGGSVPKYTTAPPVVNRCVHHLSQQTVNHVNMERSSGRNTHLQRNCNHWQ